TGTCCCATGTTTtgggattggtagtgcacgtaACAAAACAATAACGCTTATCTTAGAGTAGGgtttaattatgtttttgtttgttgaaggGGTTAAAACATCTGTGGATAGACTCTaaataaactgatttcatttaaTGTGGATTTAGACTCAAGATACTGAAGATCATTTACAAGACAGTCTTCTACACTGTGATAAAGAGAAGGAGTACTTACTTGAGAAAGCCAGCGCTCCTAGAAGGAAAGCTTCAAGACGCTAGAGAGGACATGaggtaaaaacatttttagtCAAGGCcaagtttgtatatttttttatattccaAGAGGACATGTGTGAAAACCAATTCATCAAACTGTACATGTGCAGCTTAAAGATtcctttggtaattggaacCCACTATTTTTTCAATCCTATAGTTGTATTgtgtaaatttcatttcaaaatgtggtcgCGCTTTTGAGACATTGTCAAAAATCTGGTTATGTCCaaacaggaagaataatctgcaattggaataaacaatctgagaaaggtTATCGCCAGTAACacttcttagattcaaattttgagggaTAAAACGTGATATCTTTTTCAATAACTGCAGTATTtagaagtgaaaagtttctcaaaatgcattgtactctccaaagctgctgtacttcttaccaagtaagtgctgattgccattcattttcagagtcattaccaaaagtatacagtCTCTTTAATGCAATACACAGTGTTGGAGCAGcctgtatgtgtttttttttttttaaacgtgtgAACAATTTGATCTTGTCAATGATGGCGTATTGTCCCTAATAACAGGACGCTAAAGTCGATCATTAGTATGGAGTCCACTACCCAAGATCTACAGTCCACCGTCTCAAGCCTGAACCACCAGCTCAGTCACCTCGAACAGGATCTGGACAACAAGTCCAAGGAGAACAGAGACTTAAAGGAGCTGACTGAGCGACAGAATGAGAGACTCGGAGAGTGCCAGCGAAACATAGAGTCAGTCACACTGAGCTGATGCATCTGGAGGAGATGACACGGAAACTACAGGAGAGAATGGTAAATCAGAAAGTCACACCCATGAGGGGGCGAATGGCACCCAATgcaaagccgagggtgccattgtTGCACGCTATGATGGGGTCCATGAGGGGGCGAATGGCACCCAATGCAAACCAGAGGGTGCCATTGTTGCACGCTATGATGGGGTCCATGAGGGGGCGAATGGCACCCAATGCAAAGCAGAGGGTGCCATTGTTGCACGCTATGATGGGGTCCATGAGGGGGCGAATGGCACCCAATgcaaagccgagggtgccattgtTGCACGCTATGATGGGGTCCATGAGGGGGCCAATGGCACCCAATGCAAACCAGAGGGTGCCATTGTTGCACGCTATGATGGGGTCCATGAGAGGGCGAATGGCACCCAATGCAAACCAGAGGGTGCCATTGTTGCACGCTATGATGGGGTCCATGAGGGGGCGAATGGCACCCAATgcaaagccgagggtgccattgtTGCACGCTATGATGGGGTCCATGAGGGGGCGAATGGCACCCAATgcaaagccgagggtgccatttaccccccgagggtgtacaaaacccatggaccctaCAGagcttgcacaaatttgtttgttataccATTGTAATAAATTTCTCTTCTATGGAAGCGATCTGTTGTCATCTTCCAACACTATCATGACGATATTGGCACAGTTTAAAAAGCATTTggtgttaaacaaaaataaaattactaaaGCAGGATTAGAACCAAAAACCTCAAAATTAACGTACTGGCGCTCTTCCAagtgagctatctagccctatattggcggtctctctattttgtcaatatctttgtttggggtgtcAGTCAGATGCTATCCAATCGTTAACTGCCTGTAGTCAAGGGTTACACCAGAATGTTTTTTGGGCTAAtgctaatgtttgttttttgggcgTTCCAGAGAAACTCTGGAGACTGATGCCGA
This Asterias rubens chromosome 8 unlocalized genomic scaffold, eAstRub1.3 super_scaffold_89, whole genome shotgun sequence DNA region includes the following protein-coding sequences:
- the LOC117305589 gene encoding apolipoprotein A-IV-like, whose amino-acid sequence is MTRKLQERMVNQKVTPMRGRMAPNAKPRVPLLHAMMGSMRGRMAPNANQRVPLLHAMMGSMRGRMAPNAKQRVPLLHAMMGSMRGRMAPNAKPRVPLLHAMMGSMRGPMAPNANQRVPLLHAMMGSMRGRMAPNANQRVPLLHAMMGSMRGRMAPNAKPRVPLLHAMMGSMRGRMAPNAKPRLEKENGLVHVAHLEEHLAEKTASVDEATSNHADLEHQLTEQTSELRELQVQLVHGPMS